From the genome of Leguminivora glycinivorella isolate SPB_JAAS2020 chromosome Z, LegGlyc_1.1, whole genome shotgun sequence, one region includes:
- the LOC125241347 gene encoding uncharacterized protein LOC125241347 yields MAAKCDFKDLCSDLVRDRLICGIQETTLRERLLRENDLTLQKAIEICRLAEISRAQAGHIKQENAEHHVHEINSKHKIAMERQGRPSCCRQEHEDTEYTDEDKAVHALSARGRGRRRGARRGGRPAPAPAHAAPGHDNQPARGRWQRSSQVNRTGGHSCSRCGSTHRRFQCPAFGQLCDRCHGRNHYSRMCRVYEIRGESTDEDGETS; encoded by the exons ATGGCGGCAAAGTGTGACTTTAAAGATCTCTGCAGTGACCTTGTGAGGGATAGGTTAATATGTGGTATTCAGGAGACAACCTTACGAGAACGACTTTTACGAGAAAATGATTTGACGCTGCAAAAAGCTATAGAAATATGTAGGCTAGCCGAGATATCCCGTGCTCAAGCCGGTCATATAAAGCAGGAGAATGCGGAACATCATGTGCATGAAATCAACTCCAAACACAAAATCGCGATGGAACGCCAAGGTCGTCCGAGCTGTTGTAGACAAGAACATGAGGATACAGAATATACAGATGAGGATAAGGCGGTGCATGCGCTCAGCGCCAGagggcgcgggcggcgccgtGGAGCGCGGCGAGGCGGGCGCcccgcgccggcgccggcgcacgCGGCTCCCGGGCACGACAACCAGCCAGCGCGCGGCAGGTGGCAGCGGTCGTCACAGGTCAACAGGACTGGCGGCCATAGCTGTTCGAGATGTGGCTCCACACATAGAAGATTCCAGTGTCCGGCATTTGGTCAGCTGTGTGACAGGTGCCATGGACGAAATCACTACTCGAGAATGTGTCGCGTGTATGAAATAAGAGGGGAATCCACCGATGAG GATGGTGAGACCTCCTGA